Proteins encoded by one window of Kribbella flavida DSM 17836:
- a CDS encoding sulfotransferase family protein, with protein MTTVKAGLTARRTAVLRSTRDIVPDGAQHAVRSATRAVGRATAGVRLLPDLIVAGAQRCGTTTLYRLLVDHPAIVRPLFHKGIGYFDVGYHHPWSWYRGHFPVAPVAAARTRRTGRPMTFDSSGYYMFHPLAAERIARHLPDVKVVTLVRDPVERAFSAYKHERARGFETEDFATALALEDQRLAGEVERMRADPSYESFHHRHHAYVGRGRYAEQIVRLQQALSTEQVFVIDANRFFAEPVEQFARLQQWLGLPVHDPVKVEQANARPSAPMDDALRTALLRRFEDSDAELTPMLGVTPSWRL; from the coding sequence ATGACGACCGTCAAAGCCGGCCTGACCGCACGGCGTACCGCCGTGCTGCGGTCCACCCGGGACATCGTGCCGGACGGCGCGCAGCACGCGGTCCGCAGCGCGACCCGCGCCGTCGGCCGGGCGACCGCGGGCGTGCGGCTGCTGCCGGACCTGATCGTCGCGGGCGCGCAGCGGTGCGGGACGACGACGCTCTACCGGCTGCTGGTGGACCACCCGGCGATCGTGCGGCCCCTGTTCCACAAGGGCATCGGCTACTTCGACGTCGGCTACCACCACCCGTGGTCCTGGTACCGCGGGCACTTTCCGGTCGCCCCGGTGGCGGCAGCCCGGACCCGGCGGACCGGCCGGCCGATGACGTTCGACAGCAGCGGCTACTACATGTTCCACCCGCTGGCGGCCGAGCGGATCGCCCGGCACCTGCCGGACGTCAAGGTGGTGACGCTGGTCCGGGACCCGGTCGAGCGCGCGTTCTCGGCGTACAAGCACGAGCGTGCCCGCGGCTTCGAGACCGAGGACTTCGCGACCGCCCTGGCGCTGGAGGACCAGCGGCTCGCCGGTGAGGTCGAGCGGATGCGCGCCGACCCGTCGTACGAGAGCTTCCACCACCGCCACCACGCGTACGTCGGCCGCGGCCGGTACGCCGAGCAGATCGTCCGGCTGCAGCAGGCGCTGTCGACCGAGCAGGTTTTCGTGATCGACGCGAACCGGTTCTTCGCCGAGCCGGTCGAGCAGTTCGCCCGGCTGCAGCAGTGGCTGGGACTGCCGGTGCACGACCCGGTCAAGGTCGAGCAGGCCAACGCGCGTCCCAGCGCACCGATGGACGACGCGCTGCGGACGGCGCTGCTGCGGCGTTTCGAGGACTCCGATGCCGAGCTGACCCCGATGCTCGGGGTTACACCGAGCTGGCGGCTGTGA
- a CDS encoding PKD domain-containing protein yields MSRRVCAVVLAIVTAITVWLVPAQAGQAVQVPQDRVVSEDPANFTPNVLDGSVKSIVQVGNTILIGGLFTQIQAAAGGPVLARRNLAAFDATTGAISTGFAPNPDGEVTTIIPSGDGSTVYIGGSFNTVGGVASVSTARINATTGARVTTFQPPTLSGRVKDMRLVGNRLWLAGTFTHVQGRAQAALATVNATTGAYDPHMSLAIAGVHNGGNTTVMKLDVTPNGSHLVAVGNFDTIQGVRHHQVFMLNLTGATAAVENWQTNFYNTACSGSFQTYMRDVDISPDGSYFVITTTGAYGGAGTACDSSARFNTGARGSGLSYHWLNNTGGDTLYAVAITGSVVYIGGHQRWQNNPFAGDRAGQGAVSRPGIAALDPANGLPFSWNPTRERGVGVFDLLSTSTGLWVGSDTEHIGQNFEYHPRIAYFPLAGGTVVPANNTPTLPNNLYRAGPLLPIADTVTRTAYDGSTFGAPATVPNGGISWGTANRGAFMLNGVLYAGWSDGSFNRRTYNGSTFGTPTLVNTGDLLVYMSTWHSEVQNITGMFFDSGRIYYTLLGQPNLYYRYFTPESGVVGAARYTATGNVAGVNFAQVNGMFVTPTGFYWASSLDGDLRRAGWSPAAGVPTGSSTTVSTGEWRARALFLFQGVAAPPNQLPVAQAGISCSNLDCTYSSAGSTDPDGTIQSYHWSFGDGATSVSPNPTHQYAAAGTYSVTLTVTDNSGGTGQRTQDVTVTAGGASPVTFVGASAVNLNSNAFNVTVPAATPAGALMLLFFADNDPAPAITGPAGWTQVQTASSTNQNARVWRRTATAADAGTTVGVATSSLTKANATLVVYSGVSGTTPVAAATAASETLVQNTHTTPPVSSTVTGARLVSYWGEKSSATTVLTPPTGLTVRSATTGSGSGRITSLAGDSGPFGPGTLGGLTATADSASARALMFSVVVAPAP; encoded by the coding sequence GTGTCCAGGCGTGTCTGTGCTGTCGTGCTGGCGATCGTCACCGCGATCACCGTCTGGCTGGTCCCGGCGCAGGCCGGGCAGGCCGTCCAGGTCCCGCAGGACCGGGTGGTGAGCGAGGATCCGGCCAACTTCACCCCGAACGTGCTGGACGGGTCGGTGAAGTCCATCGTGCAGGTCGGCAACACGATCCTGATCGGTGGCCTGTTCACCCAGATCCAGGCGGCCGCCGGGGGACCGGTGCTGGCCCGCCGCAACCTGGCCGCGTTCGACGCGACCACCGGCGCGATCAGCACCGGCTTCGCGCCGAACCCGGACGGCGAGGTGACCACGATCATCCCGTCCGGCGACGGGTCCACCGTCTACATCGGCGGCTCCTTCAACACCGTCGGCGGCGTCGCCTCGGTGAGCACGGCGCGGATCAACGCGACCACCGGCGCCCGGGTGACGACGTTCCAGCCGCCGACCCTGTCCGGGCGGGTCAAGGACATGCGACTGGTCGGCAACCGGCTCTGGCTGGCCGGCACCTTCACCCACGTGCAGGGCCGCGCCCAGGCGGCGCTCGCCACGGTCAACGCGACCACCGGCGCCTACGACCCGCACATGAGCCTGGCGATCGCCGGGGTGCACAACGGCGGCAACACCACCGTGATGAAGCTGGACGTCACCCCGAACGGCAGCCACTTGGTGGCCGTCGGCAACTTCGACACGATCCAGGGCGTCCGGCACCACCAGGTGTTCATGCTGAACCTCACCGGAGCCACCGCGGCGGTGGAGAACTGGCAGACCAACTTCTACAACACCGCCTGCTCCGGTTCCTTCCAGACCTACATGCGCGACGTCGACATCTCCCCGGACGGGTCGTACTTCGTCATCACCACCACCGGCGCGTACGGCGGCGCCGGAACCGCGTGCGACTCGTCGGCGCGGTTCAACACCGGCGCCCGGGGCAGCGGGTTGAGCTACCACTGGCTCAACAACACCGGCGGCGACACCTTGTACGCGGTCGCGATCACCGGATCGGTGGTCTACATCGGTGGGCACCAGCGCTGGCAGAACAACCCGTTCGCCGGTGACCGCGCCGGTCAGGGCGCGGTCTCGCGTCCCGGCATCGCCGCGCTCGATCCGGCCAACGGCCTGCCGTTCTCCTGGAACCCGACCCGCGAGCGGGGGGTCGGCGTCTTCGATCTGCTGTCGACCTCGACCGGGTTGTGGGTCGGCTCGGACACCGAGCACATCGGCCAGAACTTCGAGTACCACCCACGGATCGCGTACTTCCCGCTCGCCGGCGGCACCGTCGTACCGGCGAACAACACGCCCACGCTGCCGAACAACCTGTACCGCGCGGGTCCACTGCTGCCGATCGCCGACACGGTCACCCGGACGGCGTACGACGGCAGCACGTTCGGCGCGCCGGCCACGGTGCCGAACGGCGGGATCAGCTGGGGCACGGCCAACCGTGGCGCTTTCATGCTGAACGGCGTCCTGTACGCCGGCTGGTCGGACGGCTCGTTCAACCGCCGCACCTACAACGGCAGCACCTTCGGAACGCCGACGTTGGTCAACACCGGCGACCTGCTGGTGTACATGTCCACCTGGCACAGCGAAGTGCAGAACATCACCGGCATGTTCTTCGACAGCGGCCGGATCTACTACACGCTGCTCGGTCAGCCGAACCTCTACTACCGGTACTTCACTCCGGAGAGCGGCGTCGTCGGCGCCGCCCGCTACACCGCGACCGGGAACGTCGCCGGGGTGAACTTCGCGCAGGTCAACGGCATGTTCGTCACGCCGACCGGATTCTACTGGGCGAGCTCGCTCGACGGCGACCTGCGTCGCGCGGGCTGGTCCCCGGCGGCCGGCGTACCGACCGGGTCCTCGACCACGGTGTCCACCGGTGAGTGGCGGGCGCGGGCGCTGTTCCTGTTCCAGGGGGTCGCCGCGCCGCCGAACCAGTTGCCGGTCGCTCAGGCCGGGATCAGCTGCAGCAACCTGGACTGCACGTACTCGTCGGCCGGCTCGACCGACCCGGACGGCACCATCCAGTCGTACCACTGGTCGTTCGGTGACGGCGCGACCTCGGTCTCGCCGAACCCGACCCACCAGTACGCCGCCGCCGGGACCTACTCGGTCACGCTGACCGTCACCGACAACAGCGGTGGCACCGGGCAGCGGACGCAGGACGTCACAGTGACCGCGGGTGGCGCCAGTCCGGTGACGTTCGTGGGCGCGAGCGCGGTCAACCTGAACAGCAACGCGTTCAACGTCACCGTGCCGGCCGCTACCCCGGCGGGCGCGCTGATGCTGCTCTTCTTCGCCGACAACGACCCGGCGCCGGCGATCACCGGCCCGGCGGGCTGGACGCAGGTCCAGACCGCGAGCTCGACCAATCAGAACGCACGGGTCTGGCGCCGGACGGCCACCGCGGCCGACGCCGGTACGACGGTGGGCGTGGCCACGTCCAGCTTGACCAAGGCCAACGCCACCCTGGTCGTGTACTCCGGTGTCTCCGGCACCACGCCGGTGGCGGCCGCGACCGCGGCCAGCGAGACTCTCGTCCAGAACACGCACACCACGCCGCCGGTGTCGTCGACCGTGACCGGGGCGCGGCTGGTCAGCTACTGGGGTGAGAAGTCGTCGGCCACGACCGTCCTGACGCCGCCGACCGGGCTGACCGTCCGCTCGGCGACGACCGGCAGCGGCTCCGGCCGGATCACCTCGCTGGCGGGGGACAGCGGACCCTTCGGGCCGGGCACGCTCGGCGGTCTGACCGCGACGGCCGACTCGGCCTCGGCACGGGCACTGATGTTCAGCGTCGTGGTGGCTCCGGCACCCTGA
- a CDS encoding glycosyltransferase family 2 protein, translated as MSPDPVASGAATPTVSVVVATRNRPELLRKALGSIAAQDYPGPVELVIVYDQSEPETGLAADLPLTGRAGGRRVLVVTNSRTPGLAGARNSGVTASNGELLAFCDDDDSWRPDKLSTQVAMMTTAGAGLSVCGIQITIGDQTHVRVPTPADVTVAELARRRVMEAHPSTVVVSRAAFDRIGWVDEDLPGGYAEDYDWMLRALAAEKVAVVSKPLVEVLWHPGSFFTTRWAVIIDALDYMVDKHAVIRDSPRGLARIYGQKAVAYAALQRRSDSSRWALRALRLAPGEKRGYLALAIASGVVPADRALSWANARGRGI; from the coding sequence ATGAGCCCAGACCCCGTAGCGTCCGGGGCCGCGACCCCCACCGTGAGCGTCGTGGTCGCCACCCGGAACCGGCCGGAGCTGCTCCGCAAGGCGCTCGGGTCGATCGCCGCCCAGGACTATCCTGGGCCGGTCGAGCTGGTCATCGTGTACGACCAGAGCGAACCCGAGACCGGGCTGGCCGCCGACCTGCCGCTGACCGGCCGGGCCGGTGGGCGGCGGGTCCTGGTCGTGACCAACTCCCGGACACCCGGCCTGGCCGGCGCCCGCAACAGCGGCGTGACCGCTTCGAACGGCGAACTGCTGGCGTTCTGCGACGACGACGACAGCTGGCGGCCGGACAAGCTCAGCACGCAGGTGGCGATGATGACCACCGCCGGGGCCGGGCTGTCGGTCTGCGGCATCCAGATCACCATCGGCGACCAGACCCACGTGCGGGTGCCGACGCCGGCCGACGTCACGGTGGCCGAGCTGGCCCGCCGCCGGGTGATGGAGGCCCATCCGTCCACGGTCGTGGTGAGCCGGGCGGCGTTCGACCGGATCGGCTGGGTCGACGAGGACCTGCCCGGCGGGTACGCCGAGGACTACGACTGGATGCTGCGCGCGCTGGCCGCCGAGAAGGTGGCCGTGGTGAGCAAGCCGCTGGTCGAGGTGCTGTGGCACCCGGGCTCCTTCTTCACCACCCGCTGGGCGGTGATCATCGACGCGCTGGACTACATGGTCGACAAGCACGCGGTGATCCGGGACAGTCCGCGCGGGCTGGCCCGGATCTACGGCCAGAAGGCCGTGGCGTACGCCGCGCTGCAGCGGCGGTCGGACTCCTCCCGGTGGGCCCTGCGGGCGCTCCGGCTGGCACCTGGTGAGAAGCGCGGGTACCTCGCGCTGGCGATCGCATCTGGGGTCGTCCCGGCGGACAGAGCGTTGTCATGGGCGAATGCGAGAGGGCGGGGAATATGA
- a CDS encoding PKD domain-containing protein, whose product MRKPYFCVLMALLTALTGCLVVLAPAANAVQVSQDRLVTDDPANWTPNVLDGSVKTIQQFGNRILIGGEFTQVQSRDGATTYARTNLAAFNATTGEIDATFAPNPDGEVTTIIPAGDGSSAFVAGYFNNISGGGSPSVARIDVTTGARVAGFHFPRIDGRVRDLRLSNGRLWIAGLFSTVEGRPQAGLATVNPATGAYDPFMALQIAGLHNGGVTSVLKIDVTPDGSQLVAIGNFDTIQGVKHHQVFMLNLTGTSATVENWQTNFYNSACSSSFQTYMRDLDIAPDGSYFVISTTGAYGGSLSACDSTARWNTGARGSDLKAKWINNTGGDTTYAVAITGSVVYTGGHARWQNNPFSGDSAGQGAVARPGIAALDPVNGLPLSWNPTRERGVGVFDLLATPAGLWVGSDTDRIGNFEYHAKIAFFPLTGAVIAPNNTPTLPNDLYIAGRRKQQLLSVTWDNTLGRSSFNGTTATAVGSVPNGGLTWGNNRGAFMLNGQLYAGWSNGAFDRRSFDGSTFGAATPVNTGDLLTTMSTWHGEVQNITGMFFDSGRIYYTRSGQSSLFYRYFTPESGVVGANVFTASPSLTGLSFSQVNGMFLAGNTLYWAQSTDGTLRKATWNSATGAPVAGTAQTLSTGGTDWRARTLFLYQDPSGLGPNQVPTAQAAVSCTDLNCTYSSAGSTDPDGTIASYAWTFGDGSTSTAANPSHRYAAAGTYQVGLTVTDNRGGTNSKTQSVTVTHVNAGPTAAFGASCSGSTCAFDGSGASDPDGTIAAYAWTFGDGATGSGVTPSHTYAASGTYSVTLTVTDNEGATASTSRPVTVEASAPIDFVGSSRVNGNAASFAVTVPSGVVAGDALLLFFADNDPAPAITGPAGWTLVESVASSNQVGRLWRRTATAADAGSTVQVTTSSLTKADATLLAYRGTAADPVSGSATGSETVSQAGHTTPTLTTATVGGKLVSYWAEKSSATTALTPPAGTTTRASGTGAGSGRITALAVDSNDPVVPGQVGGLTATADTASARALMFTVVLAPNS is encoded by the coding sequence GTGCGCAAGCCCTATTTCTGTGTGCTCATGGCGTTGCTGACGGCGTTGACCGGCTGTCTGGTGGTGCTGGCCCCGGCGGCCAACGCCGTCCAGGTGAGCCAGGACCGGCTGGTCACCGACGACCCGGCGAACTGGACGCCGAACGTGCTGGACGGGTCGGTCAAGACGATCCAGCAGTTCGGCAACCGGATCCTGATCGGCGGCGAGTTCACCCAGGTCCAGTCCCGCGACGGCGCGACGACGTACGCCCGGACGAACCTGGCCGCCTTCAACGCCACCACCGGCGAGATCGACGCCACCTTCGCGCCGAACCCGGACGGCGAGGTGACCACGATCATCCCGGCCGGCGACGGCAGCAGCGCGTTCGTGGCCGGCTACTTCAACAACATCAGCGGCGGCGGGTCGCCGAGCGTCGCCCGGATCGACGTCACCACCGGCGCCCGGGTGGCCGGCTTCCACTTCCCGCGGATCGACGGCCGGGTCCGGGACCTGCGGCTGTCGAACGGCCGGCTGTGGATCGCCGGTCTGTTCAGCACGGTGGAAGGACGTCCGCAGGCCGGGCTGGCCACGGTCAATCCGGCCACCGGCGCCTACGACCCGTTCATGGCACTGCAGATCGCCGGCCTGCACAACGGCGGCGTCACCAGCGTGCTGAAGATCGACGTCACGCCGGACGGCAGCCAGTTGGTGGCCATCGGCAACTTCGACACGATCCAGGGCGTCAAGCACCACCAGGTCTTCATGCTGAACCTCACCGGCACGAGCGCAACGGTGGAGAACTGGCAGACGAACTTCTACAACTCCGCCTGCTCGAGCTCCTTCCAGACCTACATGCGCGATCTCGACATCGCGCCGGACGGTTCCTACTTCGTCATCTCCACCACCGGCGCGTACGGCGGATCACTGTCCGCCTGCGACTCGACCGCCCGCTGGAACACCGGCGCCCGCGGCTCGGACCTGAAGGCGAAGTGGATCAACAACACCGGCGGTGACACCACCTACGCGGTCGCGATCACCGGTTCGGTCGTCTACACCGGCGGGCACGCCCGCTGGCAGAACAACCCGTTCAGCGGCGACTCGGCCGGCCAGGGCGCGGTGGCGCGTCCGGGCATCGCCGCGCTCGACCCGGTCAACGGCCTGCCGCTGTCGTGGAACCCGACCCGGGAGCGCGGGGTCGGGGTCTTCGACCTGCTCGCCACCCCGGCCGGGCTGTGGGTCGGCTCGGACACCGACCGGATCGGCAACTTCGAGTACCACGCCAAGATCGCGTTCTTCCCGCTCACCGGTGCGGTCATCGCGCCGAACAACACCCCGACGCTGCCGAACGACCTGTACATCGCGGGCCGCCGCAAGCAGCAGCTGCTGTCGGTCACCTGGGACAACACGCTGGGCCGGTCGTCGTTCAACGGGACCACCGCGACCGCTGTCGGCTCGGTCCCGAACGGGGGCCTCACCTGGGGCAACAACCGCGGCGCCTTCATGCTCAACGGCCAGCTGTACGCCGGCTGGTCCAACGGCGCTTTCGACCGGCGCAGCTTCGACGGCAGCACCTTCGGCGCCGCGACCCCGGTGAACACCGGAGACCTGCTGACGACCATGTCCACCTGGCACGGCGAGGTGCAGAACATCACCGGCATGTTCTTCGACTCCGGCCGGATCTACTACACCCGCTCGGGTCAGTCGTCGTTGTTCTACCGGTACTTCACGCCGGAGAGCGGCGTGGTCGGCGCGAACGTCTTCACCGCGAGCCCGAGCCTGACCGGCCTCAGCTTCTCCCAGGTGAACGGCATGTTCCTCGCCGGAAACACGCTGTACTGGGCGCAGTCCACCGACGGCACGCTGCGCAAGGCGACCTGGAACTCCGCGACCGGCGCACCGGTAGCCGGTACCGCGCAGACCCTGTCGACCGGCGGCACCGACTGGCGGGCCCGCACGCTCTTCCTCTACCAGGACCCGTCGGGACTGGGCCCGAACCAGGTGCCGACCGCGCAGGCGGCCGTCAGTTGCACGGACCTGAACTGCACGTACTCGTCGGCCGGTTCCACCGATCCCGACGGCACGATCGCGTCGTACGCCTGGACCTTCGGCGACGGCTCCACCAGCACGGCCGCCAACCCGTCGCACCGGTACGCCGCGGCCGGCACCTACCAGGTCGGCCTGACCGTCACCGACAACCGGGGCGGCACGAACAGCAAGACCCAGAGCGTGACCGTCACCCACGTGAACGCAGGCCCGACGGCGGCGTTCGGGGCGTCCTGCTCCGGCTCGACCTGCGCGTTCGACGGATCCGGCGCGAGCGATCCGGACGGCACGATCGCGGCGTACGCCTGGACCTTCGGCGACGGCGCGACCGGCAGCGGCGTCACCCCGTCGCACACGTACGCGGCGAGCGGGACCTACTCGGTCACCCTCACGGTGACCGACAACGAAGGCGCAACCGCGTCGACCAGCCGGCCCGTGACCGTCGAGGCCAGTGCGCCGATCGACTTCGTCGGCTCCAGCCGGGTGAACGGCAACGCCGCGAGCTTCGCGGTGACGGTACCGAGCGGGGTGGTCGCGGGCGACGCGCTGCTGCTGTTCTTCGCCGACAACGACCCGGCGCCGGCGATCACCGGCCCGGCCGGCTGGACGCTGGTCGAGTCTGTTGCATCGAGCAACCAGGTGGGCCGGTTGTGGCGCCGTACGGCGACCGCGGCGGACGCCGGCAGCACCGTGCAGGTGACGACCTCGTCGCTGACGAAGGCCGATGCCACCCTGCTGGCGTACCGCGGTACCGCCGCCGACCCGGTCTCCGGCTCGGCGACCGGGTCGGAGACGGTCAGCCAGGCGGGGCACACCACGCCCACCCTGACCACGGCGACCGTGGGCGGCAAGCTGGTCAGCTACTGGGCGGAGAAGTCCTCGGCGACCACCGCGCTGACGCCGCCGGCCGGCACCACGACCCGCGCGAGCGGTACCGGGGCCGGCTCCGGCCGGATCACCGCCTTGGCCGTGGACAGCAACGACCCGGTGGTGCCGGGTCAGGTGGGCGGCCTGACCGCGACGGCCGACACGGCGAGCGCCCGGGCACTGATGTTCACCGTCGTCCTGGCGCCGAACTCATGA
- a CDS encoding LPS biosynthesis protein: MKPGRPARDDAIELSAYLRAMRRGTVAVAVCALVGAIAGVLWTVRTPRVYSSTSAVLVADAPLYLAREGEEGAKWFTIDTEAARLVSAPVLEAARQATGERNIRTKLHIAAVPTTKVLKITYRSTDRRAAEKGATAMTATYLQLRRDEFEARRDDRVELIGQQIATLNARLDETLITGRSTAAKVAEQRATRQAIAAQIAARQTESRQVRVTSAYPGQVLRVGGTTAAERINPLVPPVTGLLIGGLAGLLLAAIRSSRLGTASDLTRLVPGGTVVKLRLHDPDGNRTRSWDPITTGVLGMGAGTVLITPPDRPPGELERAAADELSAALRHHGRRAWVIDQSVLPADTVPAANRRSRTSTVLVTGGGITSEPGSVLAALAGHVVLVVTPRTRQRALAEAVHRAGQVGATVQGVVLLTRPGRLVPAVLRRSI; the protein is encoded by the coding sequence GTGAAGCCCGGCCGGCCGGCGCGCGACGACGCCATCGAGCTGTCCGCCTACCTGCGCGCGATGCGCCGGGGCACGGTGGCGGTGGCCGTCTGCGCGCTGGTCGGCGCGATTGCCGGCGTGCTGTGGACGGTTCGCACCCCGCGGGTCTACTCCTCCACCTCGGCCGTACTGGTGGCCGACGCGCCGCTGTACCTGGCCCGCGAGGGCGAGGAAGGGGCCAAGTGGTTCACCATCGACACCGAGGCCGCCCGGCTGGTGTCGGCCCCCGTGCTCGAAGCGGCCCGGCAGGCGACCGGCGAGCGGAACATCCGGACCAAGCTGCACATCGCGGCGGTGCCGACCACGAAGGTCCTCAAGATCACCTACCGGTCCACCGACCGGCGGGCGGCGGAGAAGGGCGCGACGGCGATGACCGCGACGTACCTGCAGCTGCGCCGCGACGAGTTCGAGGCCCGCCGCGACGACCGGGTGGAGCTGATCGGCCAGCAGATCGCGACGCTGAACGCGCGGCTCGACGAGACGCTCATCACCGGCCGGAGCACCGCCGCGAAGGTGGCCGAGCAACGCGCCACCCGGCAGGCGATCGCGGCCCAGATCGCCGCCCGGCAGACCGAGTCCCGGCAGGTCCGGGTGACCAGCGCCTACCCCGGACAGGTGCTCCGGGTCGGTGGCACCACCGCCGCCGAGCGGATCAACCCGCTGGTGCCGCCGGTGACCGGGTTGCTGATCGGCGGCCTGGCCGGTCTGCTGCTGGCAGCGATCCGGTCGTCCCGGCTGGGCACCGCCTCCGACCTGACCCGGCTGGTGCCCGGCGGCACAGTGGTCAAGCTCCGGCTGCACGATCCGGACGGGAACCGTACGAGGAGCTGGGACCCGATCACCACCGGCGTGCTCGGCATGGGCGCCGGCACTGTGCTGATCACCCCACCGGACCGGCCGCCGGGCGAGCTCGAACGGGCCGCGGCCGACGAACTGTCCGCCGCGCTGCGGCACCACGGACGGCGGGCCTGGGTGATCGACCAGAGCGTGCTGCCCGCCGACACCGTGCCGGCCGCGAACCGGCGCTCCCGCACGAGCACCGTGCTGGTGACCGGCGGCGGCATCACCAGCGAGCCCGGCTCGGTGCTCGCCGCCCTGGCCGGCCACGTCGTCCTGGTCGTCACCCCGCGGACCCGGCAGCGAGCGCTGGCCGAAGCAGTGCACCGCGCCGGCCAGGTCGGCGCGACCGTTCAAGGCGTCGTCCTGCTGACCAGGCCCGGCCGCCTCGTGCCCGCAGTGCTGAGAAGGAGCATCTGA